In Rahnella aquatilis CIP 78.65 = ATCC 33071, one DNA window encodes the following:
- the lpxM gene encoding lauroyl-Kdo(2)-lipid IV(A) myristoyltransferase (LpxM is lauroyl-Kdo(2)-lipid IV(A) myristoyltransferase, an enzyme characterized in Escherichia coli and involved in biosynthesis of the form of lipid A found in that species and some closely related species.) yields MQPEKEKRSTVEFIPQFQKAFYHPRYWGVWLGVGAMAVMAYLPAKVRDPLLGSLGRLAGKFAKGARRRAQINLLYCLPETPEAEREHIIDEMFATAPQSMVMMAELAIRDPKKIMQRVHWHGKEIVDQMHAEGKNVIFLVPHGWAVDIPAMLMAADGHPMAAMFHNQKNPLTDYLWNTVRRRFGGRMHARNDGIKPFISSVRQGYWGYYLPDQDHGAEHSEFVDFFATYKATLPAVGRLMKVCRASIIPLFPVYNGREQRLDIYVRPPMDDLATADDNRIARRMNEEVEVLVGPNPEQYTWILKLLKTRKPGEPEPYSRKELYPKK; encoded by the coding sequence ATGCAGCCAGAAAAAGAAAAACGATCTACCGTAGAATTCATTCCGCAGTTTCAGAAAGCCTTCTATCATCCGCGCTACTGGGGCGTCTGGCTGGGCGTCGGGGCGATGGCCGTGATGGCGTATCTGCCTGCGAAGGTTCGCGATCCCCTCTTAGGCAGTCTTGGCCGTCTGGCCGGAAAGTTTGCGAAAGGCGCACGGCGTCGTGCGCAAATTAATCTGTTGTATTGCCTGCCCGAAACGCCTGAAGCCGAACGTGAACATATCATTGATGAAATGTTCGCCACCGCGCCACAATCCATGGTGATGATGGCTGAACTGGCGATCCGTGACCCTAAAAAAATCATGCAGCGTGTTCACTGGCACGGCAAAGAAATTGTCGACCAGATGCATGCCGAAGGCAAAAATGTGATTTTTCTGGTACCACACGGGTGGGCTGTGGATATCCCGGCGATGCTGATGGCCGCTGACGGACATCCGATGGCCGCTATGTTCCATAATCAGAAAAACCCGCTGACCGATTATTTATGGAATACCGTCCGCCGCCGTTTTGGTGGCCGCATGCATGCGCGTAATGACGGCATTAAGCCGTTCATCAGTTCGGTGCGTCAGGGTTACTGGGGTTACTATCTGCCGGATCAGGATCACGGTGCTGAGCACAGCGAGTTCGTCGATTTCTTCGCGACCTACAAGGCGACATTGCCTGCTGTCGGGCGTCTGATGAAAGTGTGCCGTGCGTCGATCATTCCGTTGTTCCCGGTCTATAACGGCCGCGAACAACGGCTTGATATTTATGTGCGCCCGCCGATGGATGATCTGGCCACTGCCGATGATAACCGTATCGCGCGGCGGATGAATGAGGAAGTGGAAGTCCTGGTCGGGCCGAATCCGGAACAGTACACCTGGATCCTCAAGCTGTTGAAAACCCGCAAACCGGGTGAGCCGGAGCCGTATTCGCGCAAAGAGCTTTATCCCAAAAAGTAA
- a CDS encoding MFS transporter, translating into MSSLSPPASRLRTRQWLFPLSLVLFEFATYIAHDMIQPGMLQVINDFSASADWVSTSLTAYLCGGILLQWLLGPLSDRLGRRPVLLAGVAFFTITCLLTVFTQNIEQFILMRFLQGMSLCFIGAVGYAAIQEAFSETMSVKLMALMANITLIAPLLGPLAGAAFIHYAPWKAMFVLFSLVAAFSFWGLWRSMPETASGRGERFSMRRLLSDYREVFTNTGVVLGSLSIGLVTLPLLAWVAQSPVLLIQDAGMTPLQYGGLQVPVFTGLIIGNITLSKLSGKVNIRTPVWLGIAPIALGLAVSAYAALFMEHAWGWMIGGLSLYALGSGLVNAGLYRLTLFSSPTGKGTVAAALGLLTIVVFAAGIEVTKQLYFALGNGIFMLAGMIPGLTGALLIAAFLRRIPEKA; encoded by the coding sequence ATGTCGTCACTTTCACCGCCCGCGTCAAGGCTACGCACACGCCAGTGGCTGTTCCCGCTGTCGCTGGTATTATTCGAATTTGCCACCTATATCGCCCACGATATGATCCAGCCGGGTATGTTGCAGGTAATCAATGACTTCAGCGCCAGTGCCGACTGGGTTTCAACCTCGCTGACCGCTTATCTGTGCGGCGGTATCTTGCTGCAATGGCTGCTCGGGCCGCTTTCTGACCGGCTCGGGCGCAGGCCGGTGTTGCTGGCAGGCGTGGCCTTTTTTACCATCACCTGTCTGCTGACGGTTTTCACCCAAAACATCGAACAGTTCATTCTGATGCGTTTTTTACAGGGGATGAGCCTGTGCTTTATCGGCGCGGTGGGTTATGCCGCCATTCAGGAAGCGTTCAGTGAAACGATGAGCGTTAAACTGATGGCACTGATGGCAAATATCACGCTGATAGCCCCCCTGCTCGGGCCGCTGGCTGGCGCGGCGTTCATTCATTACGCGCCATGGAAAGCCATGTTTGTGTTGTTCTCACTGGTCGCTGCATTCTCATTCTGGGGTCTGTGGCGCAGCATGCCGGAAACCGCCAGCGGACGCGGAGAAAGATTCTCAATGCGCCGGTTACTGAGCGATTATCGCGAAGTTTTCACCAATACCGGCGTGGTTCTCGGCTCGTTGTCTATCGGGCTGGTCACCCTTCCGCTGCTGGCCTGGGTGGCACAGTCGCCGGTGTTGCTGATTCAGGATGCGGGGATGACGCCACTTCAGTACGGAGGTTTACAGGTGCCGGTGTTCACCGGGCTGATTATCGGTAACATCACCCTGAGCAAACTCAGTGGCAAAGTGAATATCCGCACGCCAGTCTGGCTCGGTATCGCACCGATCGCTCTCGGCCTGGCAGTCAGTGCCTATGCCGCGCTGTTTATGGAACACGCCTGGGGCTGGATGATTGGCGGGTTAAGCCTCTATGCGCTGGGCTCAGGACTGGTGAATGCCGGGCTTTACCGCCTGACGCTGTTTTCCAGCCCAACCGGCAAAGGCACGGTCGCTGCGGCGCTGGGACTGCTCACTATTGTGGTTTTTGCGGCGGGCATTGAAGTGACAAAGCAGTTATATTTCGCGCTGGGCAACGGCATTTTTATGCTGGCGGGCATGATTCCCGGCCTGACCGGCGCATTACTGATTGCCGCGTTTCTCAGGCGCATTCCTGAAAAGGCATAA
- a CDS encoding GNAT family N-acetyltransferase, whose protein sequence is MSEATSPSLFSCQRDAGTLSLRPLALEKDAAVLHGWMTQSYAHFWGMQNSTVAEVDSFYRDLTKGKPQAALMGEINGQPQFLIECYPVQDDPLHEHYDVQPGDMGMHILLSPAEKPLSGFSWQVFSAVMEYLFSQPEVRRVVVEPDVRNEKIHKLNKRAGFRYQKQIQLTHKTAWLAFCQREDFYQASQKEKHIMTPAKLQTGEHLQPEIWAKANALLLRKCLSELTHERLLAPQALKTTGTWTDYQLAVPASEIEYRFRARQLPLNDWMIDLGSIQRLDNFTPQPLDAVKFIIEFAQQIGISQAMLPTYLEEISSTLYSSAYKLANNHTTAKQLCEADFQTVETSMTEGHPAFIANNGRIGFDAGDYVRYAPEAASPLQLVWVAVHHDKAHFASVEGLPYEKLIAEELGEAQICAFTQKLIDKGVDPKNYYFMPVHPWQWQNKLLTVFAPDIARQFLIYLGEGDDNYLAQQSIRTFYNASRPKGRYVKTALSILNMGFMRGLSPYYMATTPGINEWLADLVENDAYLQSTGFSILQEVASLGYHNHYFEKAIKGDSPYKKMFAALWRENPVALLQSNQRLMTMAALLHTDKHGDALIVEMIKSSGLATGDWLKRYMHAYLSPLLHCFYQYDLVFMPHGENLILRFENNIPVNAFMKDIAEEIAVMNPDASLPEKAKRLAVDVPEDLKILSIFTDVFAGVFRFIARILEEHSDYSAGQFWQGVAEVVRDYQIQYPELAEKFARYDMFGARFTHSCLNRLQLANNQQMINLLDPAQNLKFAGTLENPIAAYANRY, encoded by the coding sequence ATGTCTGAAGCCACTTCTCCCTCCCTATTTTCCTGCCAGCGCGACGCAGGAACACTGTCTTTACGCCCGCTGGCTCTGGAAAAAGATGCCGCCGTGTTACACGGCTGGATGACGCAGTCTTATGCGCATTTCTGGGGAATGCAAAACAGTACTGTCGCGGAAGTCGACAGTTTTTACCGCGACCTGACGAAGGGTAAACCGCAGGCCGCACTGATGGGCGAAATCAACGGTCAGCCGCAATTTCTCATCGAATGCTATCCGGTTCAGGACGACCCTCTGCATGAACATTACGACGTCCAGCCCGGCGATATGGGCATGCATATTCTGCTGTCACCGGCTGAAAAACCGCTGTCCGGCTTCAGCTGGCAGGTGTTTTCGGCCGTCATGGAATATCTGTTCAGCCAGCCCGAAGTCCGCCGTGTGGTGGTCGAGCCGGATGTTCGCAACGAAAAAATTCACAAGCTGAATAAGCGCGCCGGTTTCCGCTATCAGAAACAGATTCAACTGACACACAAAACGGCATGGCTGGCATTTTGTCAGCGTGAAGATTTTTATCAGGCAAGCCAGAAGGAAAAACACATCATGACTCCTGCAAAACTGCAAACCGGTGAACACCTGCAACCGGAAATCTGGGCGAAAGCGAATGCCCTTCTGCTGCGTAAGTGCCTGTCCGAACTGACCCATGAGCGTCTGCTCGCGCCTCAGGCGTTGAAAACAACCGGCACCTGGACTGACTATCAGCTGGCAGTTCCGGCCTCAGAAATTGAATACCGTTTCCGTGCGCGTCAGTTGCCTCTGAATGACTGGATGATTGATCTCGGCAGCATTCAGCGTCTGGATAATTTTACCCCGCAGCCGCTGGACGCCGTTAAATTCATCATTGAATTCGCGCAACAGATTGGCATTTCACAAGCCATGCTGCCGACCTATCTGGAAGAAATCAGCAGCACGCTTTACAGCAGTGCCTACAAACTGGCGAACAATCACACCACAGCGAAACAACTGTGTGAGGCCGATTTCCAGACCGTCGAAACCAGCATGACCGAAGGCCATCCTGCCTTTATTGCCAACAACGGCCGTATCGGTTTTGATGCCGGTGATTACGTCCGTTACGCGCCGGAAGCCGCCAGTCCCCTGCAACTGGTCTGGGTCGCGGTTCATCATGACAAAGCCCATTTCGCCAGTGTCGAAGGTTTGCCGTATGAAAAACTGATCGCAGAAGAACTGGGCGAAGCGCAGATTTGTGCTTTCACGCAAAAGTTGATTGATAAAGGTGTCGATCCGAAAAATTACTATTTCATGCCGGTACATCCGTGGCAGTGGCAGAACAAATTACTGACCGTTTTCGCGCCGGATATTGCCCGCCAGTTTCTGATCTATCTCGGTGAAGGTGATGATAACTATCTGGCGCAACAGTCGATCCGCACCTTCTACAATGCCAGCCGTCCGAAAGGTCGTTACGTTAAAACAGCGCTGTCGATCCTGAATATGGGCTTTATGCGCGGGCTTTCACCGTACTACATGGCGACCACGCCGGGCATCAATGAATGGCTGGCAGACCTGGTGGAAAACGATGCGTATCTGCAATCCACTGGTTTCAGCATTTTGCAGGAAGTGGCGTCGCTCGGTTATCACAATCACTATTTCGAAAAAGCCATCAAAGGCGACAGCCCCTATAAGAAAATGTTCGCGGCGCTGTGGCGTGAAAATCCGGTCGCCTTGTTACAGTCCAACCAGCGGCTGATGACCATGGCCGCCCTGCTGCACACCGACAAACATGGCGATGCGCTGATTGTCGAGATGATCAAATCATCCGGTCTGGCCACCGGCGACTGGCTTAAACGCTACATGCATGCCTATCTCAGCCCGCTGCTGCACTGCTTCTATCAGTACGATCTGGTGTTCATGCCGCACGGTGAAAACCTGATCCTGCGTTTCGAAAACAATATTCCGGTCAACGCCTTCATGAAGGATATCGCCGAGGAAATTGCGGTAATGAACCCGGACGCCAGTCTGCCTGAAAAAGCCAAACGTCTGGCGGTAGATGTACCGGAAGATCTGAAAATTCTGTCGATCTTCACCGATGTGTTTGCCGGGGTATTCCGCTTTATCGCCCGTATTCTGGAAGAGCATAGCGATTATTCTGCCGGGCAGTTCTGGCAGGGGGTGGCTGAAGTGGTACGTGATTACCAGATTCAGTATCCGGAACTGGCGGAGAAATTTGCCCGTTATGACATGTTTGGCGCCCGGTTCACACATTCGTGTCTGAACCGTCTGCAACTGGCGAATAACCAGCAGATGATCAACCTGTTAGACCCGGCGCAGAACCTGAAATTCGCCGGTACGCTGGAAAACCCCATTGCGGCCTATGCCAACCGCTACTGA
- a CDS encoding lysine N(6)-hydroxylase/L-ornithine N(5)-oxygenase family protein: protein MSTRSNDQTYDFIAVGIGPFNLGLACLTEPVKELNGLFLDQNDSFDWHTGMMLESAHLQTPFMADLVTLADPTSPYSFLNYLKLQGKLYSFYIREDFFMMRKEFNQYCQWACGQLTSLQFSTRVELVTWDAAQECYLVETRSTQSGEKQIYRAKRLVLGTGPSAWMPACARDAGRNVHHSSAYLPNKAQVQNSKSITVVGSGQSAAEIYYDLLSDIDKHDYHLTWVTRAPRFYPLEYSKLTLEMTSPEYIDYFHALPVSKRDQLNREQKCLYKGINISLINDIYDLMYIKRLDGPLNVDLYTHSELTALTRNRSGELEMSLLHHEQQQEYLHRTESVILATGYAYQPPQFVEGIYNRIQWDDAGRYAVNRNYSIDAHNQIFVQNAELHTHGFVTPDLGMACYRNSTIIREMLGREVYPVEKSIAFQTFGTRSPGAN from the coding sequence ATGAGTACTCGTTCAAACGACCAAACATATGATTTTATCGCCGTGGGCATCGGTCCGTTTAATCTCGGACTGGCCTGTCTGACGGAACCGGTGAAAGAGCTGAACGGTCTGTTTTTAGACCAGAATGACAGCTTCGACTGGCACACCGGTATGATGCTGGAAAGCGCACATTTACAGACACCGTTCATGGCCGATCTGGTGACACTCGCCGATCCGACCAGCCCATACAGTTTTCTCAATTACCTGAAATTACAAGGAAAACTCTATTCGTTCTACATCCGTGAAGATTTCTTCATGATGCGCAAAGAATTCAACCAGTATTGCCAGTGGGCATGCGGTCAGCTGACCAGCCTGCAATTCTCCACGCGCGTGGAACTGGTCACCTGGGATGCCGCACAGGAATGCTATCTGGTCGAAACACGCTCCACCCAAAGCGGTGAAAAACAGATTTACCGCGCCAAACGACTGGTTCTCGGCACAGGACCGTCGGCGTGGATGCCCGCCTGTGCACGGGATGCCGGCAGGAATGTGCATCATTCTTCGGCCTATTTGCCTAACAAAGCACAGGTTCAGAATTCAAAATCTATCACCGTCGTCGGCAGCGGTCAGAGCGCGGCGGAAATTTACTATGATCTGCTCTCTGATATTGATAAGCACGATTACCATCTGACGTGGGTGACCCGCGCCCCGCGTTTTTACCCGCTGGAATACAGCAAACTGACCCTGGAAATGACCTCACCGGAATACATCGATTATTTCCACGCACTGCCGGTGAGCAAGCGCGATCAGCTCAATCGTGAACAAAAATGCCTGTATAAGGGCATTAACATCAGTCTGATCAATGACATCTATGACCTGATGTACATCAAACGCCTCGACGGCCCGCTGAATGTCGATTTGTATACGCATTCTGAACTGACGGCGCTGACCCGCAACCGCAGCGGCGAACTGGAAATGAGCCTGCTGCATCACGAGCAACAGCAGGAATACCTTCACCGCACGGAATCGGTGATCCTCGCGACCGGTTACGCCTATCAGCCACCGCAGTTTGTTGAAGGCATTTACAACCGCATTCAGTGGGATGACGCAGGCCGTTACGCGGTTAACCGCAATTACAGCATTGATGCGCACAACCAGATTTTCGTACAGAACGCCGAACTGCACACGCACGGCTTCGTCACCCCGGATCTGGGCATGGCGTGTTACCGCAACAGCACCATTATCCGCGAAATGCTCGGCCGTGAAGTGTATCCGGTGGAGAAATCCATCGCCTTCCAGACCTTCGGCACCCGCAGCCCTGGCGCAAACTAA
- a CDS encoding pyridoxal phosphate-dependent decarboxylase family protein, producing MSQINNWELMQSGTKDLTTTQANISKNKGYIFNQNSTPEWQAQIEQGLELIKSHINHTEKPFSGVSPTELAEQFRHIDLTKPLDGTRLALEELDDLYLQHAVYFHHPKYLAHLNCPTVVPSQLAELFISAINSSVDTWDQSAGGTLIEQKVIDWTLARIGFGAQSDGIFTSGGTQSNLMAMLLARDSHCKRTRPQHSIKYQGLPPEANRWRIFSSQVSHFSIQKSAALLGLGYDAVVPVACDSAFRMDITALLQEIERCHAEGLIPIAIVATAGTTDFGSIDPLHEIAEICRKEKIWMHADAAYGCGLLVSPQHRQRIEGIHLADSVTVDYHKSFFQPVSCSAFLVNDHSHLEHVTHHAEYLNPLSAKLEGTPNLVNKSIQTTKRFDALKMWLTLRIMGQQALGESFDMLLARATETHQMMEQNPNIDVLHKPELSTLVFRFVPRVSLSHEQIDEINAGIRKAIFRDGSAVIAGTKVHQRQYLKFTLLNPTTTTEDVADVLSLITHYGKELTASTLSAAKNR from the coding sequence ATGAGCCAGATAAATAACTGGGAATTAATGCAATCCGGCACGAAAGACCTGACAACCACTCAGGCGAATATAAGCAAAAATAAAGGTTATATTTTTAACCAGAACAGTACCCCTGAATGGCAGGCGCAGATTGAACAAGGTCTTGAATTAATTAAATCCCATATTAACCATACTGAGAAACCTTTTTCCGGCGTTTCCCCGACTGAATTAGCTGAGCAATTTCGCCATATTGATCTGACAAAACCTTTAGACGGAACCCGACTGGCGCTGGAAGAACTGGATGATTTATATCTTCAGCACGCGGTCTATTTCCACCATCCGAAATACCTCGCGCATCTCAACTGCCCGACCGTGGTGCCTTCCCAGCTGGCGGAGCTGTTTATCAGCGCCATCAACTCCTCGGTAGATACCTGGGATCAGAGCGCAGGCGGCACTCTCATTGAGCAAAAAGTTATTGACTGGACACTCGCCCGTATCGGCTTTGGCGCACAGTCAGACGGTATTTTCACCAGTGGCGGTACGCAGTCTAACCTGATGGCCATGCTGCTGGCACGAGACAGCCATTGCAAGCGCACCCGTCCGCAACACAGCATCAAGTATCAGGGTCTGCCGCCGGAAGCCAACCGCTGGCGCATTTTCAGTTCACAGGTCAGCCACTTCAGTATTCAGAAATCCGCTGCCCTGCTCGGCCTGGGTTACGACGCCGTGGTGCCGGTCGCCTGCGACAGTGCTTTCCGCATGGATATTACCGCGCTCCTTCAGGAGATTGAGCGCTGCCACGCTGAAGGGTTGATTCCGATTGCCATCGTGGCAACCGCCGGTACGACTGACTTTGGCAGCATCGACCCGCTGCATGAGATCGCTGAAATCTGCCGCAAGGAAAAAATCTGGATGCATGCTGATGCCGCCTACGGCTGTGGTTTGCTGGTATCTCCTCAACATCGCCAGCGCATTGAAGGGATCCATCTGGCCGATTCCGTCACCGTGGATTACCACAAATCCTTCTTCCAGCCGGTGAGTTGCAGCGCATTCCTGGTTAACGATCACAGCCATCTGGAGCACGTTACGCATCACGCCGAATACCTGAATCCGCTGAGTGCGAAACTGGAAGGCACGCCGAATCTGGTGAACAAAAGTATCCAGACCACCAAACGTTTCGATGCCCTCAAAATGTGGCTGACGTTGCGCATTATGGGTCAGCAGGCATTAGGCGAATCGTTCGATATGCTGCTGGCGCGCGCAACAGAAACGCATCAGATGATGGAACAGAATCCGAATATTGACGTGCTGCATAAACCGGAACTGAGCACATTGGTGTTCCGTTTCGTACCACGAGTGTCGCTGAGTCATGAACAGATTGACGAAATCAATGCCGGGATCCGCAAGGCCATTTTCCGCGACGGCAGCGCCGTTATCGCCGGTACCAAAGTGCATCAGCGTCAGTATCTGAAATTCACCTTACTGAACCCCACCACCACCACGGAAGACGTTGCCGATGTGCTTAGCCTGATCACGCATTACGGCAAAGAACTGACTGCCAGCACGCTGAGCGCCGCGAAAAACCGGTAA
- the pyk gene encoding pyruvate kinase, giving the protein MSRRLRRTKIVTTLGPATDRDNNLEKIIAAGANVVRMNFSHGTAEDHILRANKVREIAARLGRHVAILGDLQGPKIRVSTFKEGKVFLNIGDKFLLDANMSKGEGDKEKVGIDYKGLPADVVPGDILLLDDGRVQLKVLEVQGMKVFTEVTVGGPLSNNKGINKLGGGLSAEALTEKDKADIITAAKMDVDYLAVSFPRTGEDLNYARRLARDAGCNAQIVSKVERAEAVASDEAMDDIILASDVVMVARGDLGVEIGDPELVGIQKKLIRRARQLNRAVITATQMMESMITNPMPTRAEVMDVANAVLDGTDAVMLSAETAAGQYPAETVAAMARVCLGAEKIPSINVSKHRLDVEFDNIEEAIAMSAMYAANHLKGVTAIISMTESGRTALMLSRISSGLPIFAMSRHEHTLNLTAIYRGVTPVFFDSANDGVAGAQDAVNLLRDKGYLLSGDLVIITQGDVMSTVGTTNTSRILRVE; this is encoded by the coding sequence ATGTCCAGAAGGCTCAGAAGAACGAAGATCGTTACCACGCTCGGCCCTGCAACTGACCGCGACAATAATCTTGAGAAGATCATTGCTGCCGGTGCAAACGTTGTGCGTATGAATTTCTCCCACGGAACCGCTGAAGATCACATTCTTCGTGCAAACAAGGTGCGTGAAATTGCCGCCCGCCTCGGCCGCCACGTCGCGATTCTTGGTGATCTGCAAGGTCCAAAAATCCGCGTATCAACCTTCAAGGAAGGTAAAGTTTTCCTCAATATCGGCGATAAATTCCTGCTCGATGCCAACATGAGTAAGGGTGAAGGCGATAAAGAAAAAGTCGGTATCGACTATAAAGGTTTGCCTGCTGATGTGGTGCCGGGTGACATTCTGTTACTTGATGATGGCCGTGTGCAGTTGAAAGTGCTGGAAGTTCAGGGCATGAAGGTGTTTACGGAAGTCACCGTGGGCGGCCCGCTGTCTAACAATAAAGGCATCAACAAGCTGGGCGGGGGTCTTTCTGCCGAAGCCCTGACTGAAAAAGATAAAGCAGACATTATTACTGCGGCCAAAATGGACGTAGATTATCTGGCAGTTTCATTCCCACGCACCGGCGAAGATCTTAACTACGCACGCCGTCTGGCCCGCGATGCAGGCTGTAATGCGCAGATCGTCTCTAAAGTTGAACGCGCTGAAGCGGTGGCGTCGGATGAAGCAATGGATGACATCATCCTGGCTTCCGATGTCGTGATGGTTGCCCGTGGTGACCTGGGTGTTGAAATCGGTGACCCTGAGCTGGTCGGTATCCAGAAAAAACTGATCCGTCGTGCGCGTCAGCTCAACCGTGCGGTGATCACTGCGACCCAGATGATGGAATCGATGATCACCAATCCGATGCCAACCCGTGCAGAAGTGATGGACGTCGCGAACGCCGTGCTCGATGGCACCGATGCGGTCATGCTGTCAGCGGAAACGGCAGCGGGCCAGTATCCTGCTGAAACTGTGGCGGCCATGGCGCGCGTTTGTCTGGGCGCAGAAAAAATCCCAAGCATTAACGTCTCCAAACACCGCCTGGACGTGGAATTCGATAACATCGAAGAAGCCATTGCAATGTCCGCCATGTATGCAGCAAACCATCTGAAAGGCGTCACGGCGATCATTTCCATGACTGAATCGGGTCGTACCGCGCTGATGTTGTCACGTATCAGTTCCGGTCTGCCGATCTTTGCCATGTCGCGCCACGAACACACACTGAATCTTACCGCGATTTACCGCGGCGTGACTCCTGTCTTCTTCGACAGCGCGAATGACGGTGTGGCGGGCGCACAGGATGCCGTGAATTTACTGCGTGATAAAGGTTACCTTTTGTCAGGCGATCTGGTGATCATCACCCAGGGTGATGTCATGAGCACCGTCGGCACCACCAATACCAGCCGTATTCTGCGTGTAGAATAA
- a CDS encoding MurR/RpiR family transcriptional regulator, producing the protein MNTLEKIQTHLDILSKSERKVAEVILAAPHIAIHSSIATLARMADVSEPTVNRFCRRLDTKGFPDFKLHLAQSLANGTPYVNRNVDESDSVSAYTSKIFESAMASLDQVKNTLDITAINRAVDLLTQAKKISFFGLGASAAVAHDAMNKFFRFNIPVVYFDDIVMQRMSCMNSSEGDVVVLISHTGRTKNLVELAQLARENDATVIAITSFNTPLAHEATLALLLDVPEDTDVYMPMVSRIAQLTLIDVLATGFTLRRGAKFRDNLKRVKEALKESRFDKGMVVPNLPE; encoded by the coding sequence ATGAATACGTTGGAAAAAATCCAGACCCACCTTGACATTCTGAGTAAGTCAGAACGCAAAGTCGCCGAAGTTATCCTCGCAGCCCCGCACATTGCCATTCACTCCAGTATTGCCACTCTCGCCCGCATGGCGGACGTCAGTGAACCTACTGTAAACCGTTTTTGCCGTCGCCTCGACACAAAAGGGTTTCCGGATTTTAAATTACATCTGGCACAAAGTCTGGCAAACGGTACACCTTATGTGAACCGTAACGTGGATGAAAGCGACAGCGTCAGCGCTTACACCAGTAAAATTTTCGAATCCGCCATGGCCAGCCTCGATCAGGTGAAAAATACCCTTGATATTACCGCCATCAACCGTGCGGTCGATTTACTCACCCAGGCGAAAAAGATTTCCTTCTTTGGACTGGGCGCTTCAGCCGCCGTGGCGCATGATGCCATGAATAAATTCTTCCGCTTTAACATTCCCGTGGTGTATTTCGATGACATCGTCATGCAGCGTATGAGCTGCATGAACTCCAGCGAAGGCGATGTGGTGGTGCTGATTTCCCACACTGGCCGCACCAAAAATCTGGTCGAGCTGGCGCAGCTTGCCCGCGAAAATGACGCCACGGTCATCGCCATCACGTCCTTTAATACGCCACTGGCGCATGAGGCCACGCTGGCCCTGTTACTGGATGTTCCGGAAGATACCGACGTTTATATGCCGATGGTTTCACGAATCGCCCAGTTAACCTTGATTGATGTGCTGGCTACCGGGTTTACGTTGCGTCGTGGTGCAAAATTCAGAGATAACCTGAAGCGGGTCAAAGAAGCGTTGAAAGAATCGCGCTTTGATAAGGGAATGGTTGTCCCAAACCTGCCAGAGTAA